Below is a genomic region from Brassica oleracea var. oleracea cultivar TO1000 chromosome C9, BOL, whole genome shotgun sequence.
AATATTTGAAAATAATTTTAATACTTATATTTGCATGATTGTCAATATACTTTTTTTATTTGTTTTCAAAATATAGTATAGACATGATACTATAATTAAGACATATATACCATAATATAAATAATCATTGTAAATAAAAACTATTTTATATTATAGTATTTATAATGTTTTAAAATTTGAAATATTCTTTTTGAAAAATATATGTGTTTCATATTTCTAAAATTTATTTATTTTTACGAATATATCTTTTAAATAATATAATATTGCTTTAAAAAGGTGTAATTACCATATTCTTTATTTATAATATATTAATAAATATTAATTTTATATTAAAATTATTGTAGAATGATCAATTTATTATATATATATTTGAAAAAAAAAATATAAATATTGATAATCTTTGTCGATAGTTAAATTAATAAAACTTTTTTTTTGATCAAATTTAAATTAATAAAACTATATTTTTATTTACTACGCAATGTAAGGATACACCTAATCAAATTTCTAAATTACTGAATGTATTTAAAATTTAATTGAGATAAATAATTTACTTGAATAATTAGCTTTTGATTCATTGGGTTTAATAAATTTTTGTTTTCGTTAATTAAAATATATAAATAATTTATTAAGTGAAAAATATGTTTTAGTAGATTTTAATAAATCATTTTATATTTTAATTTACTTTTATAATATTATAAGATGACAATTTACTATTGAAAATATTGAAAATAATCTAAATAATTATAATAAAAGTAAAATATTTTCTATTAAGTTTAATTTATTTCTTAATTTTGTAATATTTATTATTTTATATTAAACTTTATTGGTATAATTTATATTTTGCTATTCCGCAATCCAATCATAGAAAAAGTATGATGCAGTTTATATTCGACTTATTCTTGGGTTCACCTCCTACGATTAACTTCTAGGTTCACCAACCAATATGATTTTGTTATTTCATATTCGATATCTCTTAAAAAAAGAAACAAAATATTGTTAAGTTATATTATATTTTTACAATAAAAAAGGTAAAAAAATAAATAAAAAATAGTAGTAGTTACAAAAAAAAAATTTTAAAATTTTTTTTTAACGTCGTTAGCAAAACACTAAACTCTAAATACTAATCTCTAATCCCTAAACCCTTGGATAAATCATAAAATCTTGGATAAACCATAAATCCTTGGATAAATCCTAAATCCTAAAATCTAAATCAAAAACACTAAACACTAAAATACTCAAGGGTTTAGGGTTTAGGATTTAGGGTTTAGGGTTTAGGGTTTAGTGTTTTAATATCTAGTGTTTTTGAATTAGAGTTTAGAATTTATCCAAGGGTTTAGGGATTACCCAAGAGTTTAGAGTTTAAGATTTAGGGTTTGGAGTTTATTGTTTTGGTGACGACATTAAAAATATTTTTTAAAATTTTTTTTTGTAACTAGTATTATTTTTTATTTATTTTTATCTTTTTATTTTAAAAGTATAATATAACTTGACAATATTTTGTTTTCTTTTCTAAAAGATATCGAATATGAAATAACGAAATCATATTGATTGATGAACCTAGAGGTTCATTCTAAGGGGTTAACCAAAATATCTATATTATTAAAACTGAAGTACCTTTTTGTACTGGTTGGATACATGGATAACAGTATAAATTAGAATTATTTGGAAATATGGATAGGAGTATAGAAAAGAAGTATAATGTCTTTTTAGTAATTTCATTAATATGATTACATTAATTGTCTTTCAATATTTCACCCAGTTTAACACTTTCATTAATAATATTACCTTAACAATACATCACAACATTAATAATATTATCATAATAATAATAGTGCAGATTTTTATTTATTAGTTAATCAATATTAACTTTGTGCCAATTATAAAATCAAATATGTAAAATAACTCGATTTTGTATAAGGTTAAACGTTCGGAGTTTGTTTTACTAAGAAATATTTTTTAGTTTCAATCGGTGGAAAATTACGTAGCTAAAAACATAATTTAAAGACATGTTTTTGTGAATAAAATAATAATTTAATCAAAATTCTAAAAATGTATTAGATTTATTGTCACTTAATTTTTCACTCCATATAATTATTTTACTAAATAAAAAAATCTTTTTATTTCATTTAATTAAGCCAAACACATAAAAATAATTTTTTTATTATTTTATAAATTGAATTAGCCATGAACATTGGCTATCCATTTAGGTAAGGATTGTTCTTTTCGGGTATCATTTTTTTATGAAATTAGGCTCCGCTTTCTGATGTATATGAACCTAAAAATATCTAAATAACAAATGTATATGAAACAAGTTCGGATATTTGTACTAAAAATAACCATATTATCTTATTTGGTCCAGCTCTTTTGAATACAATTAGTTATATTATGACACATCTAAAATATATAACACTAATTATATAAAAAAAATCAATGTATAAAAATGTAATAACCAATTAATCAGCTTTCTCTCACTCAACCTATGCCTTCTCTCTAGAAAGTCACAAACTCAGATCGTGGTTCTCCGACTCCGGCGGCTTCCACAGAGCCGAAGTCAGGTTTAGTCCTTTTTGTCTTTTCCGTGATGATCGAGGATGATCTCTCTTTTGCTTCTTTCTACTTAACAGTAGATCTCTTCTCCGAAGAGATTGAAGTTGGAGCTGATCATCCTACGCTTCAATCGGTTGTCGGTGCATGCCCTTTCTAGTCGTTTTAGATGAGATCTATTTTGTTGAAGCCCAAGCTTCGGGTTTAATGATTCTTCATGTTGGATTCGAGTTGTCTTTGTATCGGCTTTGTATCGATCTTCTGCCTTTCAGTTGAATACAAAGTCGATTGGATTGGCTCCTTGTCATTTACCATCAGATCTGATCGAGATCTATCCTATCGTCAAGCTTCCTTATGGCGTTGCATGTCGTGTTATCCGACTCCGTCTCTTCCGGTCAAGCGTAGGAACACTCTGTTGTTCTGTCTCGCCGGTGATTGAAGCTTTGTTCCTTGAAATTGCTGGGCTATTCACTATAGGAGGTCCTTCTTCTCGGTGGTTTTGGTCCTATGGTGACTCCATGGTGACTCCGCCGTTTGTGTTTCACAAAGGTTCTTCTTTGAATGGACATGCATAATTGTCCTAAGATGTGTGGGTTTCTTTTGATCTTCATCTATTTGACTTAGTTTTGGGTTTTGTAGCCTTTAAGTTTAGTTGTCTTTCAAGTTGATTCTCATGTGTGGGCTTATGTTTCCGGTGACTGATGTGTTTGTCAGCCGGCTTTGATTCCGGGATTAACTCAATCGCCGGCTTGTGTAATATGTTCAAGTTAATGTAATCAAATCTTTCAGGGTTAAAATAAAAATGTAATAACCTACACGGATCAATTTTTTGTTAACTCTTTATATTCAGTAGTTGTTAAAGCAGTTTAATTATTTTTCAGTGATTCTGCGATGGAGATATGTTTATAAAATGAGTTAGGCATGAAAATTCGCTATCCATTTAGTTAAGGGTTGTTTTTTTTGGGTATCGTTTTTGTTTTTAAATTAGGTCCCGTTTGAATATTATAAATTTATATGTGGGTTTTGAGTTGGATCTTTATGGATCTGGATGAGTTCGGTTATGATGTATATGAACCTAAAAATATCTAAGTAACAAATGTATCTGAAACGTGTTCGGATATTTATACCAAAAATAACCATTTTACCTGATTCGGTACAGCTCTTTTGAATACAATTAGTTATGTATGACTTATTTAAAATATACTTCCTCTATTCCAAAATACTTGATGTTTTGGGTGTATGCACAAGAATTAAGGTATACATATTCATTCCTAAAAAGTAACATTAAAAATATATATCAAAATTAATTCAGTCAATCCTTAAAAATAAGGATAAAATATCATTAGTCACACAGTTTTCAATAAAACTAAGATTAATATAAAATATCAAAACATAATCTAATTTGAAACATCAAAATTTTTTCAAAACATCATTTATTTTGGAACGGAGAGAGTATAACATTAGTTACGAAAAACAAATATCAATATATAAAAATTGCGAGAACCTATAACTAGGGCTGGACATTTTATCCGTTAAATTTGATTCGATTCGTTATTCGTTTCGATTCAATTCGAAAATTTTGGATATCCGTAAACCTTCGAAGCAAAGCAAATGCTAAAAATCAATATCTGTTAAAATCGAAGCAAATCACAAATATTAAAATTTTGGGAAGCGGATATCCGATCCAATCCAGTAATATATAAATACATATATATATATATATCTTGATTATATTTAAAGTTTTAAATGTATAAAATTATATAATTGTTATTCTAACATATGATTTGACAAATTCTATTCACATTATTATTTATGTAAAAATATTACATAAAAGGAAATGAATAAATTTATGACAATTATAATTTTTTCTTACGTTTTGTCTTATTATAATTGTTAACTAAGTTTAAAAAATTTATAAAATATGTAGATTCACTATTTGTTTTAATTTTTATCTTATATATCATGAAAAAAGAATATTTTACGAAACAAATTTGTATTAGTGTGCGGGTCAATCACTGGTAAGTGGTAACTATATTCATTAGTTGTTTAAAGCAGTTTAATTATTTTTCAGTGATTGTGCGATGGAGATATGTTTACAACTGTAATTGATGGTAAAAGTAAAAAAGGTGCGAAATCACAATAAGTGGGGGGGGGGGGGGAAAAACCCTAAACACAACCACCGTCCTCAGTCGCATCAACCACCATGGCAGAGCGTGACCGCCGCGAACGAGAGGGGGATAGAGACCGTGAGCGCGACCGGGATAGACGCCGTGACCGAGAGAGAGACAGGGACCGTGACCGAGAGAGAGACAGGGACCGTGGGGTTCGAAGCAAGAAGTCCCGATCTCGTACTCCAGACCACCACCACCACGCTCGCCCTCCTCGCCACGTGCGCTCTCCCGAGAGGTATCGATCCCGATCCCGCTCCCGCTCCCGCTCCACTGACCGTGACCGTCATCGACACCACAGCAGACGCAGGACTCCCTCTCCAGATCCTCCGCCGCGGAAACGACCTCGCCATGGCTCAGCGGAAAGGAGTCGCAAAAAAATTGCGTCTGATTCCGTCGAGGAGACTGCGAAGGAGCAAGCTAAGACGAAGGATAATAAAGAACCAAGCGGCGGAGGAGGAGAAGCCGAAGCGGAGGAAGGAATGGATGTGAATGAGGTAGAGATGATGAAGATGTTAGGGATCCCTACTGGTTTCGACTCCACGAAAGGGAAGCATGTCGAAGGCGCTGACGTCAGTGGGATTAGGGCTGTTACCAAGCGGCAGCCGAGGCAGTACATGAACCGTCGCGGTGGCTTTAACCGTCCTTTGCCTGCTGAGCGTAACCGCTAAAGGTTAGGCCTTCTCACAAACCTTCCCAAGTTCATGTCTTTGATGATTGATGCTTGTTAGTCATACAAAACTCACTAGGCTCTCGACTGTTGAATTTATAAATTAATTACTTGTTACTGGATGGACATACATCTCTTACTTGAAGAGGTTAAGCAATTTCATTTTTTTCATGATCCTTAACTAGATTCTTGTTGTTATGACTCTTTGCACTTTTGGTTTCTGTTATTGAAATAATCACATTGCCTCT
It encodes:
- the LOC106315542 gene encoding U4/U6.U5 small nuclear ribonucleoprotein 27 kDa protein-like, whose translation is MAERDRREREGDRDRERDRDRRRDRERDRDRDRERDRDRGVRSKKSRSRTPDHHHHARPPRHVRSPERYRSRSRSRSRSTDRDRHRHHSRRRTPSPDPPPRKRPRHGSAERSRKKIASDSVEETAKEQAKTKDNKEPSGGGGEAEAEEGMDVNEVEMMKMLGIPTGFDSTKGKHVEGADVSGIRAVTKRQPRQYMNRRGGFNRPLPAERNR